A single genomic interval of Aedes aegypti strain LVP_AGWG chromosome 1, AaegL5.0 Primary Assembly, whole genome shotgun sequence harbors:
- the LOC5574612 gene encoding guanine nucleotide-binding protein-like 3 homolog encodes MALKALKCRSSKRQKASLRYKKIKKIAASKRKKEKEAKKLPKLRSKKQKLIQVPNVCPFKREILEEVAEHKQFQEREKERKKELQKQHRQLAMEGQTMESMAADAQKRGQEFDPSKAEAVEEEYVNVGRGKDWSLKAYFKEFKKVIDAADVILEVVDARDPLGTRCAEVAQIVREAPGQKRLVLILNKADLVPRDNLEKWMKYLRKSGPVIPFKATTQTQKHRIGNRKFKATTTLECSPCIGADLLKELLANYCRSDDIRTSIRVGIVGLPNVGKSSLVNSLKRKRACLVGARPGITKQMQEVQIDSHVKLLDSPGIIFQRPKDEDRNRFFALRNAQKVTEIEDPFPLADDILKRGTMSYFCKLYDISEFHSTDEFLAKKAIKMGALAKKGVPDVKKAARTLIEDWNCGKIKYCTHPPEEGDEVHLSAQLVSSDAPEFNLESFDNVLKALDTEYEESFKMKDKDGEEMAVISKDEILTMELDSQGPVNMELSADDQKNKALEKLISNSGRIIEQDTDSQTPAKGKKRKVNDYAEEEKKFRKDPMFQIEGNQTVNKSRKAALKAKKKASARDGKKMADVADEMESISLTGAAKKKKVGGDDYDFDEMM; translated from the exons ATGGCTTTGAAAGCGTTAAAAT GTCGTTCCTCCAAGCGGCAGAAGGCCTCGCTGCGCTACAAGAAGATCAAGAAGATCGCCGCTAGCAAAAGGAAGAAGGAGAAGGAAGCGAAGAAGCTGCCCAAGTTGCGGTCCAAAAAGCAGAAGCTGATCCAGGTGCCAAATGTTTGTCCCTTCAAGCGGGAGATTCTGGAGGAGGTGGCCGAGCACAAGCAGTTCCAGGAGCGTGAAAAGGAACGCAAGAAGGAACTGCAGAAGCAACACCGGCAATTGGCGATGGAAGGGCAAACGATGGAATCGATGGCCGCGGATGCCCAGAAGCGAGGACAAGAATTTGATCCGAGTAAAGCGGAGGCAGTGGAGGAAGAGTACGTCAATGTGGGACGGGGAAAGGATTGGTCCCTGAAGGCGTACTTCAAAGAGTTCAAGAAGGTGATTGACGCTGCGGATGTAATCTTGGAGGTGGTCGATGCTCGGGATCCGCTGGGGACGAGATGCGCTGAAGTGGCCCAAATAGTGCGGGAAGCACCCGGGCAGAAACGATTGGTTCTCATTCTGAACAAGGCAGATTTGGTTCCAAGGGACAACTTGGAAAAGTGGATGAAGTATTTGCGCAAAAGTGGCCCGGTTATTCCGTTTAAGGCCACCACTCAGACACAGAAGCATCGGATCGGAAACAGGAAGTTTAAGGCCACGACCACGTTGGAATGCTCGCCTTGTATCGGAGCTGATTTGCTGAAGGAGCTGTTGGCCAACTACTGCCGCAGCGATGATATTCGGACGTCCATTCGGGTGGGAATCGTAGGTCTTCCAAATGTAGGCAAGAGTTCACTGGTCAATTCCTTAAAGCGTAAAAGAGCTTGTCTGGTTGGAGCAAGGCCCGGCATCACTAAGCAGATGCAGGAAGTTCAAATCGATTCACATGTAAAGCTTCTGGACAGTCCTGGAATCATTTTTCAGCGCCCCAAGGACGAAGACCGGAATCGATTCTTTGCCTTGAGGAACGCCCAGAAAGTGACGGAAATCGAGGATCCATTCCCTCTGGCCGACGACATCTTGAAGCGTGGAACTATGAGCTACTTCTGCAAGTTGTACGACATTTCAGAGTTCCATTCGACGGATGAGTTCTTGGCGAAGAAGGCCATCAAAATGGGTGCCCTGGCGAAGAAAGGCGTTCCAGACGTGAAGAAAGCCGCTCGGACCCTGATCGAAGACTGGAACTGCGGAAAGATCAAGTACTGCACGCATCCTCCTGAAGAAGGCGACGAAGTCCATTTGAGTGCCCAGCTCGTGTCCTCCGACGCCCCAGAATTCAATCTAGAAAGCTTCGACAACGTTCTGAAGGCCCTCGACACCGAGTACGAGGAAAGCTTCAAAATGAAGGACAAAGACGGCGAAGAAATGGCCGTCATTTCCAAGGACGAAATCCTCACGATGGAACTGGATTCGCAAGGACCGGTCAACATGGAACTTTCGGCGGACGACCAGAAGAACAAAGCGCTGGAAAAGCTGATCAGTAATTCCGGTCGGATTATCGAACAGGACACCGATAGCCAAACTCCGGCCAAGGGCAAGAAGCGTAAGGTGAACGATTACGCCGAAGAGGAGAAGAAGTTCCGGAAGGATCCCATGTTCCAGATCGAGGGCAACCAGACGGTGAACAAGAGCCGAAAGGCGGCGCTGAAGGCCAAGAAGAAGGCTTCGGCCCGGGATGGGAAGAAAATGGCAGATGTGGCGGATGAGATGGAATCGATTTCGCTGACGGGAGcggccaagaagaaga